Proteins from a single region of Crassaminicella profunda:
- a CDS encoding VTT domain-containing protein: MKKHKVLINILFIIIWILLFTIMRYFLKISTLADLFTFIKCHEKIATITFLILSIVRISAFLPGMLFMIIGGLLFNPMLGFTLSMVSMIVSESIIFMLAKISFNSRFINKINNKYPELMNMSKKYNHQFLALAILCPIAPTDLACFISSYVGLKYKSFFLTVIIANIPIIFIYTILGQSFLYSIYYFILIVVTFSVISIYLVKIWNRLAKPISE, encoded by the coding sequence ATGAAAAAACACAAAGTACTAATCAACATTCTTTTTATTATCATATGGATTTTGCTGTTCACCATAATGAGATATTTTTTGAAGATTTCAACTTTAGCTGATTTATTCACATTTATAAAATGTCATGAAAAAATAGCAACAATAACTTTTTTAATATTATCCATTGTAAGAATTTCTGCCTTTTTACCAGGAATGCTATTTATGATTATAGGTGGTTTATTATTTAATCCTATGTTAGGTTTTACTTTATCTATGGTTTCAATGATTGTAAGTGAATCCATTATATTTATGCTAGCCAAAATTTCTTTTAATAGTAGATTTATAAACAAAATAAATAATAAATATCCTGAATTAATGAATATGTCAAAAAAATATAATCATCAATTCTTAGCTCTAGCAATTTTATGTCCTATAGCTCCAACAGACCTAGCTTGCTTTATTTCCTCTTACGTGGGTTTAAAATACAAAAGCTTTTTTCTGACTGTCATTATTGCTAATATTCCCATAATATTCATTTATACTATTTTAGGTCAGAGTTTCTTATATTCAATATACTATTTTATATTAATAGTAGTTACCTTCTCTGTGATAAGTATATATTTGGTGAAAATTTGGAATAGATTAGCAAAACCTATCTCTGAATAA
- a CDS encoding ABC transporter permease yields MRKILENRQCFTGTVILTIIIILGIAFPVISGNDPFLILSSDKFATKSFKYLLGADQFGRCILTRIAIGTKYSLGVSFIIIGVISVISLTIGTIPTYCGGKVDRIFVGICDVFMAFPQMVFIFVLIGIMGKGICNLMISMVIAQWAWYAKVVRGYVLEEKNKKYIKAAIASGSGSLQIILFHIIPNIFPAFIVYVSLGMGRIILELSAYSFLGLGVSPSVPEWGAMLNESRKYIFSQPQLMIYPGLFIFFTSIGFNLLGDGIRDVLDKKRGGIHAATQN; encoded by the coding sequence ATGAGAAAAATTCTAGAAAACAGACAATGTTTTACAGGTACAGTGATATTGACTATTATTATTATTTTGGGCATTGCTTTTCCTGTTATCTCAGGGAATGACCCATTTTTGATTTTATCAAGTGATAAATTTGCTACAAAATCTTTCAAATATTTATTAGGAGCAGATCAATTTGGAAGATGTATTCTTACAAGAATAGCAATAGGTACCAAATATTCATTAGGAGTATCCTTCATCATTATAGGAGTTATATCTGTTATTAGCCTAACTATAGGAACTATACCAACTTATTGTGGAGGAAAGGTAGACCGCATTTTTGTAGGGATTTGTGATGTATTTATGGCATTTCCACAAATGGTATTTATCTTTGTATTGATTGGTATTATGGGAAAAGGAATTTGCAATTTAATGATTTCTATGGTGATTGCTCAGTGGGCTTGGTATGCGAAAGTTGTAAGAGGATATGTGTTAGAAGAGAAAAATAAAAAGTATATAAAGGCTGCCATAGCATCAGGTTCGGGAAGCTTACAAATCATATTATTTCACATTATTCCTAATATATTTCCAGCATTTATTGTATATGTAAGTTTAGGAATGGGGCGAATTATTTTAGAACTTTCAGCCTATTCATTTTTAGGTTTAGGGGTAAGTCCTTCAGTTCCAGAATGGGGAGCTATGTTAAATGAGAGTAGAAAATATATATTTTCACAACCACAATTAATGATTTATCCTGGATTATTTATATTTTTTACTTCAATAGGATTTAATTTATTAGGAGATGGAATAAGAGATGTACTTGATAAAAAGAGAGGCGGTATTCATGCAGCAACTCAAAATTAA
- a CDS encoding GNAT family N-acetyltransferase has protein sequence MIRKSTFNDIEQIMDIIRATIEEMGSYGNHQWDTNYPIAKDFIKDIENYELYTYDLDGQVAGFVCINHEEPIEYKDVNWSSPEKFMVIHRMAINHNYRNQGIGTQLIKFAEELARNNQINYLKTDTYSINLKMNSLFKKLDFNHVGNIKFLGRQHDFYCYEKILG, from the coding sequence ATGATAAGAAAATCAACATTCAATGATATAGAACAAATTATGGATATCATAAGGGCTACTATTGAAGAAATGGGGTCTTATGGTAATCATCAGTGGGATACTAATTATCCAATCGCAAAAGATTTTATCAAAGATATAGAAAACTATGAGCTATATACCTATGATCTTGATGGACAAGTTGCAGGTTTTGTGTGTATTAACCATGAAGAACCTATTGAATATAAAGATGTAAATTGGTCTTCTCCTGAAAAATTTATGGTTATTCATAGAATGGCAATTAATCATAATTATAGAAATCAAGGAATAGGCACTCAATTAATAAAATTTGCAGAAGAACTTGCAAGAAACAATCAAATTAACTACCTTAAAACAGATACTTATTCTATAAACTTAAAAATGAATTCTCTTTTCAAAAAGCTTGATTTTAATCATGTAGGAAATATAAAATTTTTAGGTCGACAGCATGATTTTTATTGTTATGAGAAAATTTTAGGCTAA
- a CDS encoding ABC transporter ATP-binding protein: MIMITNLSKKYKENIALNQISFHIKSKESIAIVGESGSGKSTIGNILLGFESLTGGNILYEGRPIRIFNKKDWKNYRKNIQVVFQDAQNSLNPRMKVKDIIAEPLKNFTNFNRKQRYLKVKEILLLVDLNENDGEKYPYDFSTGQQKRINVARAIICRPQLVVIDEGTSGLDPEIKNNMIKLIRKLQKNQGITFVIITHDISVAQKLASHMIILKEGKIIENIENFKSVSQCKSNYAHELIRAVPKFKYKVLGGIK; encoded by the coding sequence ATGATTATGATTACTAATTTATCTAAAAAATACAAAGAAAATATTGCACTAAATCAAATTTCATTTCACATAAAAAGCAAAGAAAGTATAGCAATTGTTGGAGAAAGTGGTAGTGGTAAGTCAACTATAGGAAATATATTGTTAGGATTTGAGTCATTAACAGGAGGAAATATTTTATATGAAGGACGACCTATTCGTATCTTTAATAAAAAAGATTGGAAGAACTATAGAAAGAATATACAAGTAGTATTTCAAGATGCTCAAAATAGTTTAAATCCTAGGATGAAAGTTAAGGACATTATTGCAGAGCCATTAAAGAATTTTACTAATTTTAATAGAAAACAGAGGTATTTGAAAGTAAAAGAAATTTTATTATTGGTAGATTTAAATGAAAATGATGGAGAAAAATATCCATATGATTTTAGCACAGGTCAGCAAAAAAGAATAAACGTAGCAAGAGCAATTATTTGCCGTCCTCAATTAGTAGTTATTGATGAAGGTACTTCAGGGCTTGATCCTGAAATCAAAAATAATATGATCAAGCTTATAAGAAAACTTCAAAAAAATCAAGGAATTACCTTTGTTATTATAACTCATGACATAAGCGTTGCTCAAAAATTAGCATCTCATATGATTATTTTAAAAGAAGGAAAAATCATAGAAAATATAGAGAATTTTAAAAGTGTATCTCAGTGTAAAAGCAATTATGCTCATGAACTTATAAGAGCAGTACCTAAATTTAAATATAAAGTATTAGGAGGAATAAAATGA
- a CDS encoding ABC transporter ATP-binding protein, with protein sequence MQQLKIKNLVVKSQNRVLVKSINLEVEKGEILAVVGKSGSGKTITFKAATGLLSSEKFKIAGEIIWDEKLYAPKEMQKLLGKEISYVMQNPMTAFNPVFTIRSHCRETLMQHLKVNKKEADKIIKEWFEKFGLHDVERVLESYCYELSGGMLQRVMLSLAMAVGSKMIIADEPTTALDTITQKEIIRSFKRLNEEYGVTIVFISHDFAIVSQIANHMVVISDGKTIEYGKTKDLLMTPKSECTKKMLKELIENDYDY encoded by the coding sequence ATGCAGCAACTCAAAATTAAAAACTTGGTAGTGAAAAGTCAAAATAGAGTATTGGTAAAATCTATAAACTTGGAAGTAGAAAAGGGAGAAATACTAGCAGTAGTAGGAAAATCAGGAAGTGGAAAAACAATAACCTTTAAAGCTGCAACTGGATTATTGAGCTCGGAAAAATTTAAAATAGCAGGTGAAATCATTTGGGATGAAAAACTTTATGCACCTAAAGAAATGCAAAAATTGTTAGGAAAAGAAATTTCGTATGTTATGCAAAACCCAATGACTGCATTTAATCCAGTTTTTACTATTCGATCTCATTGTAGAGAAACATTAATGCAGCATTTAAAGGTGAATAAAAAAGAGGCAGATAAAATTATTAAAGAATGGTTTGAAAAATTTGGATTACATGATGTAGAAAGAGTACTTGAAAGTTATTGCTATGAACTTAGTGGAGGAATGTTGCAAAGAGTTATGTTATCTCTTGCTATGGCTGTAGGGAGTAAAATGATTATTGCTGATGAACCTACTACTGCTTTAGATACAATTACTCAGAAAGAAATAATACGTTCTTTTAAAAGATTAAATGAAGAATATGGAGTAACTATTGTTTTTATATCTCATGATTTTGCTATTGTTAGTCAAATTGCTAATCATATGGTGGTGATTTCAGATGGAAAAACTATTGAATATGGGAAAACAAAAGATCTTTTAATGACACCCAAATCAGAATGTACAAAGAAAATGTTAAAGGAATTGATTGAGAATGATTATGATTACTAA
- a CDS encoding ABC transporter permease, with protein MENPKQLKMKIFLIKRIVSLLLVLIGITMLCFFLLSLSPIDAADAYIHKHMMWPTEETVKKIQEELGLNQPLYKRYIDWLKNAVTLNFGNSFVTGKPIVEEITICFKRTLNIVFGTVFIMLLVSIPLGILSATYKNKRIDSIIRVISLMGMSMPSYWVGFMLIYLFSIKLNVLPFIFKDHFNCYVLPSITLSIPFFATYTRMVRTNILNQLEEDFVIYSRARGIPFYKIMMKHILKSSSVSLIALLGQNIGNILVGTAIIETVFSIKGLGRYGIDAIFSRDHPAINAYVIIIAFSFSLVNIVADLIAMKIDKRVGENSLL; from the coding sequence ATGGAAAATCCGAAGCAATTAAAAATGAAGATATTTTTAATTAAAAGAATAGTTTCTTTGTTGTTGGTATTAATAGGGATTACTATGTTATGTTTTTTCTTGTTGAGCCTATCCCCAATAGATGCAGCAGATGCATATATTCACAAGCATATGATGTGGCCAACGGAAGAAACTGTAAAAAAGATACAAGAAGAATTAGGTCTTAATCAACCCTTATATAAGAGGTATATAGATTGGTTAAAGAATGCTGTTACATTAAACTTTGGAAATTCTTTTGTGACAGGGAAACCAATAGTAGAAGAAATTACAATTTGTTTTAAAAGAACGTTAAATATTGTGTTTGGAACTGTTTTTATTATGCTGTTAGTGTCAATACCCTTAGGGATACTATCTGCTACTTATAAGAATAAAAGGATAGATAGCATAATAAGAGTTATTTCATTGATGGGAATGTCTATGCCTTCTTATTGGGTAGGATTCATGTTGATTTACCTTTTTTCTATTAAATTAAATGTGCTGCCCTTTATATTTAAAGATCATTTTAATTGTTATGTATTGCCAAGTATAACTCTATCTATTCCTTTTTTTGCAACATATACAAGGATGGTAAGAACGAATATTTTAAATCAATTAGAAGAAGATTTTGTGATTTATTCAAGAGCTCGTGGAATTCCTTTTTATAAAATTATGATGAAGCATATTTTAAAAAGTTCAAGTGTATCTTTAATAGCATTGTTAGGACAAAATATAGGGAATATTTTAGTTGGAACAGCTATTATAGAAACAGTGTTTTCAATAAAAGGCTTAGGAAGATATGGTATTGATGCAATATTCTCACGGGATCATCCAGCAATAAATGCGTATGTAATTATTATTGCATTTTCCTTTTCTTTAGTGAATATAGTAGCAGATTTGATTGCTATGAAAATAGATAAGAGAGTAGGTGAAAATAGCTTGTTATGA
- a CDS encoding MarR family winged helix-turn-helix transcriptional regulator yields MNLIKLNNYILREIGALSRTIHTIVEIKFKELNLQKGQFIYITRICEHPGINLIQLSSLLKVDKTTTTKVIQKLLKEDFILKKKNNDDKRSYQLYPTSKTLKIYEEIIKEENRNIEICFRDFDDDQKKSVLELIKKMKKNLETDWYQLKNYKE; encoded by the coding sequence GTGAACCTCATAAAATTAAATAATTATATTCTAAGAGAAATAGGCGCACTCTCTAGAACCATCCATACTATTGTAGAAATTAAATTTAAAGAATTAAACTTACAAAAAGGTCAATTTATATATATAACAAGAATATGTGAACATCCTGGAATCAATTTAATTCAACTATCTAGCTTACTTAAAGTTGACAAAACAACCACTACTAAAGTCATTCAAAAACTTCTAAAAGAAGATTTTATACTGAAAAAAAAGAATAATGATGACAAACGTTCATACCAACTTTATCCTACTTCTAAAACCTTAAAAATCTATGAGGAAATTATAAAAGAAGAAAATCGAAATATAGAAATATGTTTTAGAGATTTTGATGACGATCAAAAAAAGTCCGTATTAGAGTTGATCAAAAAAATGAAAAAAAATCTAGAAACTGATTGGTATCAACTCAAAAATTATAAGGAGTAA
- the nikA gene encoding nickel ABC transporter substrate-binding protein, giving the protein MKKKSKLLGLMLAMIILLAGCGKVEKVDVESKETKQNHEISIGWSSDLDNFGPLTSEDGYSHEILGLVYEPLVKFDGERAVPYLAEKFETSDDGKVYTFHLRKDVKFSDGIPLNALAVKQNMDGILQNVDRFSWMGGIGKLEKVKVVDEYTVQFIYKEPYYAALLDMCAQFPIRMISPGAIPEDGNTAGILKESIGTGPYILSEAVKDQEYIFTLNEDYWGEKPKYKKVIIKVIPDPDARMMALESGDIDLIYGAKQLSYEAYSQFENNNKIGRVLSENESETRSILLNTKNEILSDINVRKAILSGVNKENIIDTTLLGLEEKADTILNPKLPYCNVSVDSYKYNTEKAIELLEKAGWLLPEGKEIREKMGKKLSLELMYVTGRGAEGDIAKIFAAQMKEIGIEIKLDGVELMIWGSRGFEGDFELSFNATYAAPYDPHTYIGGMISYSLDNAAQQGLSEKLELDKKIAKLFSINDKVKIQSCYNEILKQLNDSAIYIPISYQKQIALYNKEKISSLAFPPIAGELDMRLIK; this is encoded by the coding sequence ATGAAAAAGAAAAGTAAATTATTAGGATTAATGTTAGCGATGATTATATTATTAGCAGGTTGTGGTAAAGTAGAGAAAGTAGATGTTGAGAGTAAAGAAACGAAACAAAATCATGAAATTAGTATTGGTTGGTCTAGTGATTTGGACAATTTTGGTCCACTGACTTCAGAAGATGGATATAGTCATGAAATTTTAGGATTAGTATATGAGCCCTTAGTAAAATTTGATGGGGAAAGAGCAGTTCCTTATTTGGCAGAAAAATTTGAAACATCAGATGATGGAAAAGTATATACATTCCATTTAAGAAAAGATGTTAAATTTTCAGATGGAATCCCATTGAATGCTTTAGCAGTTAAACAAAACATGGATGGGATTTTACAAAATGTAGATAGATTTTCTTGGATGGGTGGAATAGGAAAACTTGAAAAAGTAAAAGTGGTAGATGAATATACTGTTCAATTTATATATAAGGAACCTTATTATGCAGCTCTTTTAGATATGTGTGCACAATTTCCAATCAGAATGATTAGTCCAGGGGCTATTCCAGAGGATGGTAACACTGCAGGGATATTAAAAGAAAGCATTGGGACAGGTCCATATATATTAAGTGAAGCCGTTAAAGATCAAGAATATATATTTACTTTAAATGAAGATTATTGGGGTGAAAAGCCTAAATATAAAAAGGTAATTATCAAAGTTATTCCAGATCCTGATGCTAGAATGATGGCATTAGAAAGTGGAGACATTGATTTAATTTATGGTGCAAAGCAACTTTCCTATGAAGCGTATTCCCAGTTTGAAAATAACAATAAAATTGGAAGAGTACTTTCTGAAAATGAATCAGAAACAAGAAGTATTTTATTAAATACAAAAAATGAAATCTTATCAGATATCAATGTACGAAAAGCTATATTAAGTGGAGTGAATAAAGAAAACATCATAGATACCACACTACTTGGATTAGAAGAAAAAGCAGATACGATTTTAAATCCAAAGCTTCCATATTGCAATGTTTCAGTAGATTCATATAAATATAATACAGAAAAAGCAATAGAACTTTTAGAAAAAGCTGGTTGGCTTCTTCCTGAGGGAAAAGAGATTCGAGAAAAGATGGGTAAAAAGCTTTCTTTAGAATTGATGTATGTGACCGGAAGAGGGGCAGAAGGGGATATTGCTAAAATATTTGCAGCACAGATGAAAGAAATCGGTATAGAGATTAAACTCGATGGAGTGGAATTGATGATATGGGGATCTCGTGGTTTTGAGGGAGATTTTGAGCTTTCCTTCAATGCTACATATGCAGCTCCTTATGATCCACATACTTATATTGGTGGAATGATTAGTTATAGTCTTGATAATGCAGCACAGCAGGGATTGTCAGAAAAATTAGAACTAGACAAAAAAATTGCAAAATTATTTTCTATTAATGATAAAGTAAAAATACAATCTTGTTATAATGAGATACTAAAACAGCTTAATGATAGTGCAATATATATACCTATTTCCTATCAAAAACAAATTGCTTTATACAATAAAGAAAAGATTTCTTCTCTTGCGTTTCCACCTATTGCAGGAGAGTTAGATATGAGGTTGATAAAATAA
- a CDS encoding ABC transporter ATP-binding protein produces MLCSVRRILKLSGSFQSKVKKGIVFGILESMFSCAPLLFMYLFIKDMINENLSYTSVFKYTIGLAVCLLIQYIFHLKETETISSVGYEVIADKRKEVARFLKKMLMGDFFGKTLGEINAIVTNELTQIELYAMQLVSKVVSSVTSLVLTVLFLSTLNVSMTIAFFSGFPISYLLNRIIRKMYVRSAKVKLEAETKLIENTVEYTQGIATVKAYNNGENHSKRMKNIFREFADQTIKSDAKMIPLLQSYSMFMYLGFGVALSLGSYLLMNQRIDYGVFLMFSVIGIQIYQPFEILSAYDGTLKAMEASLDKVEHLMKFKPMEEPERDFECKNFHVEFSNVTFGYNEKNILKNISFVAKENTMTAITGPSGSGKTTLIQLIMRFWDIESGEIKIGGRDIRQYKIETLMKYISVVFQDNYLFNDTIYNNIKYGNEKATKEEIEKAARLACCHEFIENLPKGYETIVGEGGSTLSGGERQRIAIARAIVKDSPIIILDEATSGVDPINEIEIQKGIANLVKGKTVFIIAHKFAAITDADKILVLDEGILKEEGTHDALIQKNGIYQNLWKGQIGVNQWKIRSN; encoded by the coding sequence ATGCTTTGCTCTGTTCGTAGGATTTTAAAATTATCAGGAAGTTTTCAATCAAAAGTAAAAAAAGGGATAGTATTTGGCATTTTGGAAAGTATGTTTTCTTGTGCACCATTGTTATTTATGTATCTTTTTATAAAAGATATGATCAATGAAAATTTATCATATACAAGTGTTTTTAAATATACTATAGGATTGGCTGTATGTCTTTTGATACAATATATTTTTCATCTTAAAGAAACGGAAACAATCAGTAGCGTAGGATATGAAGTTATTGCAGACAAAAGAAAGGAAGTTGCACGTTTTCTGAAAAAAATGCTAATGGGTGATTTTTTTGGAAAAACCCTTGGGGAAATTAATGCCATAGTCACCAATGAACTTACCCAAATAGAACTTTATGCAATGCAACTAGTGTCTAAAGTGGTAAGTAGTGTTACAAGTTTAGTGCTTACAGTTTTATTTTTATCAACATTAAATGTTTCTATGACTATTGCATTTTTTAGTGGGTTTCCCATTTCATATTTATTAAATCGAATCATCAGAAAAATGTATGTTCGTTCTGCAAAAGTTAAATTAGAAGCGGAAACGAAACTAATAGAGAACACTGTAGAATACACTCAAGGAATCGCAACAGTGAAAGCCTATAATAATGGTGAAAATCATTCCAAACGTATGAAAAATATTTTTAGAGAATTCGCAGATCAGACAATCAAATCAGATGCAAAAATGATTCCTTTATTGCAGAGCTATTCAATGTTTATGTATTTAGGATTTGGAGTAGCATTGTCATTAGGTAGTTATTTACTAATGAATCAAAGGATTGATTATGGTGTATTTTTGATGTTTTCAGTGATAGGCATTCAAATTTATCAGCCCTTTGAAATATTATCAGCATATGATGGAACACTTAAGGCTATGGAGGCTAGTTTGGATAAAGTAGAACATTTAATGAAATTTAAACCTATGGAAGAACCAGAAAGGGACTTTGAGTGTAAAAACTTTCATGTAGAATTCTCTAATGTGACATTTGGATATAATGAGAAAAATATTTTGAAAAATATTTCCTTTGTTGCAAAAGAGAATACAATGACAGCAATTACAGGACCATCAGGAAGTGGTAAAACAACATTGATACAACTTATCATGAGATTTTGGGATATAGAAAGTGGTGAAATTAAAATTGGGGGAAGAGATATTCGTCAATATAAAATTGAGACGCTAATGAAATATATATCGGTAGTATTTCAAGATAATTATTTATTTAATGACACCATCTATAACAATATAAAATATGGAAATGAAAAGGCAACAAAAGAAGAGATTGAAAAAGCTGCAAGACTTGCTTGTTGTCATGAGTTTATCGAAAATTTGCCAAAGGGATATGAAACAATAGTGGGTGAAGGAGGATCAACATTATCTGGAGGAGAGCGTCAGCGGATTGCTATTGCAAGAGCTATTGTTAAGGATTCACCGATCATTATATTAGATGAAGCTACAAGTGGTGTAGATCCTATCAATGAGATAGAAATTCAAAAAGGAATTGCTAATCTTGTAAAAGGAAAGACTGTGTTTATAATTGCTCATAAATTTGCAGCTATTACAGATGCAGACAAAATTTTAGTTTTAGATGAAGGGATATTAAAAGAAGAAGGAACACATGATGCGTTGATTCAAAAAAATGGTATTTATCAAAATCTATGGAAAGGTCAGATAGGGGTAAATCAATGGAAAATCCGAAGCAATTAA
- a CDS encoding threonine aldolase family protein: MYSFKNDYSEGAHPKILNALIASNMTQEEGYGNDTHTNSAISKIKNLIGNKNIDIHLISGGTQTNLIAIGAFLRPYEACISANTGHIAVNETGAIEYTGHKVITIDSNDGKVIPQKIQEVLDAHANEHVVKPKLVYISNPTELGTIYTKEEIKTLSIFCKSNDLILYADGARLGSALCIKESHLTLSDMCNFTDAFFIGGTKNGALLGEALVIRNENLKENFRYHIKQKGALLAKGKLLGIQFEELFKDNLYFELANHANEMANLLTEGLKDLNCKFLINSPTNQVFPILENKLIEKLEKKFIFYIWKKIDDTHSAIRLVTSWATKKEAVIAFIHELKK, from the coding sequence ATGTACAGTTTTAAAAATGACTATAGTGAAGGTGCACATCCAAAAATCTTAAATGCTCTAATCGCATCAAATATGACTCAAGAAGAAGGCTATGGAAATGATACGCACACAAACAGTGCAATTTCTAAAATAAAAAACCTCATAGGCAATAAAAATATTGATATTCATCTTATTTCTGGAGGAACTCAAACAAACCTTATAGCCATTGGTGCTTTTTTGAGACCTTATGAAGCTTGTATATCTGCCAATACGGGACATATTGCTGTTAACGAAACAGGCGCCATTGAATATACTGGCCACAAAGTAATCACAATAGATTCAAATGATGGAAAAGTCATTCCTCAAAAAATCCAAGAAGTATTAGATGCTCATGCAAATGAACATGTTGTAAAACCAAAGCTTGTATATATTTCTAATCCAACAGAATTAGGTACAATCTATACAAAAGAAGAAATTAAAACCTTAAGTATTTTTTGTAAATCTAATGATCTGATCTTATATGCAGATGGTGCAAGATTAGGTTCAGCACTTTGTATTAAAGAATCGCATCTAACCTTATCAGATATGTGTAATTTTACAGATGCATTTTTTATTGGCGGAACCAAAAACGGAGCCCTTCTTGGTGAAGCTTTAGTAATAAGAAATGAAAATTTAAAAGAGAATTTTAGATATCATATCAAACAAAAAGGAGCACTCCTTGCTAAAGGAAAGCTTTTAGGGATTCAATTTGAGGAATTATTTAAGGATAATCTTTATTTTGAACTTGCAAATCACGCTAATGAAATGGCAAATCTTTTAACAGAAGGTCTAAAAGATTTGAATTGTAAGTTTTTAATAAATTCTCCAACAAATCAAGTATTTCCCATTTTAGAAAATAAGTTGATTGAAAAACTAGAGAAAAAGTTCATCTTTTATATTTGGAAAAAAATAGATGATACCCATTCTGCTATTCGACTAGTTACTTCATGGGCTACTAAAAAAGAAGCTGTCATTGCTTTCATCCATGAACTAAAAAAATAA